CGCGTAAAATCAGAAAAAGGCGAAAAAACTGAAAAGCGTGCCGACGATGGAATTAAAAGAACAGGAAAAGTAATTCACATCGTAAGTAAAAAATCTACTGATAATGAATAACGAAGCAAAAGCATTTTATAAAGATTTACGAAACGTCGTCCAGCCGATGGCGATTCAGAATCTTATTTCCGCAGCCGTAAACTCTGCCGATGTAATCATGCTTGGTTACATTGGACAAACGGCTATCGCAGCGTCTTCCTTAGCCGGAAACGTTGCGTTTATTCTTTTTATGATTTCAACAGGACTTTCATCCGGGCTTGTTATGCTCGGAGCACAGTACTGGGGAAAGAAAGATACCGAATCAATCAAAACCCTTCTTGGAATTGGGCTTAGAATCTGCTGTACTGTAGAAATCATAATTGCCCTTATTGCAGCCTTTTATCCTCGTATCCTTATGCTGATATTTACACAGGATGAAACACTCATTACTGAAGGCTGTAAATATCTCAGGGCAGCAAGTTTTTCTTATGTCTGCCTTTCTTTTTCTCAGATGTTCCAGGCAGGCTTTAAGAGTATTGAACGTGTAAAAATCGTAACAATCACTTCAACAACAAGTCTCTTTTTGAACATCGGCTTAAATGCAGTTTTCATTTTTGGACTTTTCGGAGTTCCTAAAATGGGAATTACAGGAGTTGGTATTGCGACCTCTATTGCCCGCTTTATCGAAATGGTAATCTGCTTTATTTATGCAGGCCGCCAGAAAGATGTTCGTTTTTCTGTTACCTGTATGTTCCGAAGAAATGCATTTCTTACAAGAGACTTCTTCCGTTACTCATTGCCAGCTGTAGGAAACGAGCTTGTATGGGGTGCAGCATTTGCTATGTACTCTGTGATTATGGGACATCTTGGAGAAGATATTGTTGCAGCAAACTCCGTTGTAAACACTGTACGCCAGCTTGGTTCTGTCCTTTGTTTTGGTATGGCTTATGGTGGAGCAATCGTACTTGGAAAATATATGGGTGCCGGAGACATGGATGTAGCAGAACGCAATGCAAGTCGCCTTGCCAGAGTAACAATTCTTTCTGGTGTGCTTGGAGCTGTACTTCTGATTTGTCTCTACCCTGTTCTACCGTTTATTGCAGATCTTAACGAAACTGCCGCTCATTACAGAAACGTTCTTCTTTTCATCAATGCAGTTTCTCTGATTGGAGCTTCAATCAATACGGTTTTGATTTGTGGTATTTTCCGTGCCGGTGGTGATTCAAAGTTCGGCTTTGTTGCAGACAGTATAAACATGTGGGCAGTTTCGGTTCCACTTGGTTTGATTGCAGCCTTTGTTCTTAAACTTCCACCGCTCTGGGTATACTTTGTTTTGTATCTTGATGAGTTTGAAAAGATGCCTTTTGTAATCAGACATTACTTTAAGAAAGGCTGGTTACGTAATATTACCCGCGACCTTAATACTTAAATGTAAGTCTCTGGATCGGTGATGGTCCAATCTTATGACAGATTTCCCGATGCGCTTTTGTAGGATACCCTTTGTGTTTTGCATAACCGTACTCGGGATATTTTTTGTCCATTTCAAGCATTAAGCGGTCACGGCAGGTTTTAGCAAGAATACTTGCCGCCATTACGCAGGGATATTTTCCGTCAGCCTTAGGCTCACAGCGGCATTCAATCGGCACATCCGGGCAGCGGGTGCCGTCGGTGATTCCGGAAATTTCTTCCAGCTTCAACTCCGGCGATTTTTTCAGCATATCTTCAAACGCAAGTTTCATTGCGAGCATGCTTGCTTCAAGAATATTTATTTCGTCAATTTTTTTATGATCAACCATGGCAATTCCCCAGAAGGCTTTTTCTTTGATTACAGATTCAGCCGCCGCACGTTTTTTTTCAGAAAGTTTTTTAGAGTCGTTTAAGATTTCAACTGGAAAGTCATCCGGGAGAATCACAGCGGCGGCGCACACGGGTCCTGCTAAAGGACCTCTGCCCGCCTCATCAAAACCTGCGTATAACACAGACTAAAATCCCTGTACGGAATTCTTTTCTTCCGTAAGCTTAGTAGCTTTGTTTACATAAAGAGGAACAGTCTTGCTGGTAGTATTTACAAGATTTGCCTTGAACTTATTTTCCTTAAAACTTGCAGTAACTCCAAACAATTCTGCAATACGTCCATTACCACCAGTTACCATAAACTCATTATTCTGAGCAGCTATATTTCCACCATTAGCAGAAATTACAACACTGGTATCAGCATTAGTATTGATAGACGATTTCTTTATTGAAATACGTGATTTAACTGCAGAAATAAATGAAGCATAAGATACTGCATTTGCAGCAGCAATAGTATCAGAAATATTTATAATTGAATTGCTTGCATCAATTACAGTTCCGTTTCTTGCAAATTCAGTTCCTATGATGCAGTCCTTCATAGTAAGTACAGAATTTTCCAGTTTAATAAGTGGAACAATTGATTTCTTAGTGAGTTCAGCAACATTAGTAATTCTACAATCAGAAAGTTCTAAGGTAGATGCTTTTACAACAAGAGAACCATCAGGACCAAATTTAAGTCTTGCATCGCCGCCATTTATAATTTCAAAATTTGCAGATACATTGTATGCTTCGTTAATTCTCATTTCACCTTTTACATTAAGCTTAACAACGCGCTGCTTTAACAACGGTTCTGCTAACTGCTTAAAATCTGTAAAAGGATGCTTGTAGGTACCATCTGCACCTTCAGGGATTCCCGATGCATCAAAATAATAATTTGACTGATCAATAACAACAGCAAACTCAATCGGGCTGCTGGCATTATCATCAATTTTTGAATAAGCTGCAACTTTATAATAAACAGGATTCAATCCATTTTGTGTCCATCTTAAACTGAAACTATCACCCTTAACTTTTTTATAAGCGCCAAGTGTAACAGTCTTAAATATAGGATCATCTGCGGTATAGGAAATTTCAGTTTCCTCTAAGTTCAGAGGTTCGCTCAATGCAATATATAAATCAGAACCTTTAGCACCAGTAATTTTGATATCTACAACTCCGCGGGAAACAAAGCCCTCTGCATTAGTTTTAATAACTGGAATTTGCGGAGCTCTGCGGTTGATATTGTATGAAACAGAAAGTTTCCCCTGATAAACAGAATTTGCAAGAACTCCAAGAATCAGATTGCCAGAAACTGCATCACCGTAAAAAGCATCAATTCCAACATTCTGAAAAAGTTCAGAATAAGTTCCGTCCGCATTCATTATGCTTAATGCATAAGAATCATCTCCGCGCAATGAATATACAATCGTTCCATCATCAGCTTCGTTCCTTATAATTTCCGGCTTAGGAGGAAGTACAAAGAACTCAATAGGATTTCCGGCATCGTATTCAAGCGGCTGCCATGAAATCATATGACTGACAGAACGATCCAGTTTTACAGGTTCTGTTGGAAGTCCCCAGTATTCTGAATCAATTTTATAAATCTGATCAATATCTGTAAAAGTAATTGTATCCCAGTCAGAAATCTCAAAAGGCACATCACGGCGACTGTATACACCAGCAGATTGCGGAAAAGTTTTTATAATAAATCTGTATTTTACATCTCGTTCTTTATCCAGAATTGTACAAGGAATATAACGGGATAATACACAACTTGGAGAAAGACGCAGAGTGCGCGCAGCCATGAAATTTTCAGGAAGATTTGTATCTGAAGAAAGTCCCAGATAAAACATAAAATCAGAAGGAATTTCAAGTTCACTTCCAGAACTGTAATTTAAAATTCCTCCATCAAAGAAAGTCTGAACAAAATCTTTATAGGAAGTACCTGAACCATTGTCAGACTTTACTTTATAAGAAACAGAATATTTTTCTTTTTTACCTTCCGGTGTAATTCTTGTAACATTTACCTGAATATCACCGTCAACATCCAGAAGCACCGGTCCATCATAAGCAAAACCGAATGTTTCTGGATCTGCACCGTCTACTGAATAGAAAAAGTCTCCGCCATCTGAATTATCAATTACAAGCATCTGCCTGTTTGCCCATGCTCCTTCAACAGGAGACAAAAGTTTAATTTCAGCCCAAAGAGGCAAACCAAAAGAAGCAACAAAACTGATAAAGCAAAACTGCAAAAACTTTTTCATCTTATTCAAAGCTAACTCCAAAAGCTAAGATTCAAGGAAAGGTCCAAGAATATCACGAAGCTCAGGATCCTGAGAATAATAATTCTTCTCAAGTTCTTCTTTTGAAAGTCCTACAAGCTCGTGGCTCATATAATGAATCCAGCGGTTTTCATCTGGTGTATTGATTACAAACTTACGGCAGAAATAATCCGGCTGAATTGGAAGCTGTTCTTTCTGATAAGTAAAATACTTATAATCATGAACAACAACTTTGATATCTTCACGTGGCATACCGCGACTGTTGATAAGAGTCTCAACCAATGAATTGATTGTACGTCCAGAATCAAAAATATCATCAACTAAAAGAATCTTATCTCCCGGACGAAGATTCTCTGGAGGATAAGTCCAGCCATCAATAAAAACTTTTGTGTGCTGAGCAACATCTGAATATGAACGTGCTACTACTCCTGCGTACAAAACAGGATGAAATTTCTCTCTCTTACTGATAATTTTAAAATACTCACTGATAACGTTTGCCATGTAAGCGCCGCCACGAAGAGAACAGTAAATTACATCTGGAATAAAACCATCTTTATAGATTTTATGAGCCAGTTTAAGCGCATCGTTTCTGACAACGTCATACGGTAAAAATTCTTTAATCATTCTAAAACCTCAAAAATAACACCTTGTATATCATTAAATTATAATGCTTTTTGGAGTTTTTTACTACTGATTTTTTTAATGCCCCACTGGCATAAAGAACTGAAAATAATCAATGCACAGGTTATTGCAAGGACATCGGCTGTTTCCAGATGTACCTGAGCTTTTTGCATAAGAGTTCCTGTAGCATAGCGAGGTACACTTAAAACTTCACCGGCAGCAACGACCTTCCAGCATAAGCCGAATACAGATTCTGCTCCTGCAATAATTGAAGGACTTGCAGAAGGTAATCTGATATATCTGAATGCCTTAAAGCCGGTAAAACCATAACAACCGGCCTTAAAAAGTTTTTCCATATTTTCAGGATTTTTTTCAAAACCTTTTTCGCAGGCAGTTATCATTACAGGAAGTGACATTAAGACTCCAGCAACAACAGGAACCATTCCAGATTTAAACCAGAATAATGTGATTAAGATAAAGGCAACAACTGGAGTTATACGAATAACTGCAAGTGGAAATCTCAGAAAAGATTTAATGGCTGGAAAATCTGCTGCTAAAAGCCCGGCAAAAAATCCTATTACTAAAGAAATAATGAAAGCATATAAAACACGCAGAAAAGTAAATAAAAAACTTTTCCAGAAAACAACAGTTCCGGTAAGCTCAAAAAGTCTTAGCAGAACTGTATGCGGATATGGAAGAATAAGCGGAGCCTTCATAAAAAAGGCGACCGCATACCATAGAATTAGAAGTATAATTGGAGATAAGATTAGACTAAGGATTCTATTTTGTTTTTTGTCCATAGTAAAAGTTTTTATCCGGAAGCTTTCCACCAATAGATGTCTTATCACACTTCAGGAAAATTGAAAGCATTTCTTCAATCTGTTTCTTTGCTTTATCAGCAGGAATGTAAACATAATTTGAAACAGGAATTGCTTTTGTTACTATAACAGCAGCAAGTCCAAGTTCTGCTTTTTCAGTAAGTTTTCCAGCTTCAACAGGATTTGCAATTGTCCAGGAAACAGATTTTTCATATTCAGAAAGGAAGACTTCAAAAAGTTCTTTATTCTCTTTTGCAAAATCTGCACGAACTACCATTACAGAAAGCGGATAAATTTCTTTTGAACCGCTTAACTCAAGATATTCTTTTTGAAGATCTAAAGCTGCTTTTACACTGTCGGATTTTATCTGTGCGATTGTAGCAAATGGCTCTGGAACTACAGCATATTCAATTTTTCCAGAAATCATCTGAGCTGCAATCTGTGCTGTCGGAATAGAAAAATCCAGCTTTACGTCTGCAGTTTTTCCATCACTTGAATAAGAGAGTTTGTTTTCATCCAGAATGTAACGGAACATATATTCTGGAGTTGCTCCCTGTCCTGCTACATATACAGTTTTTTTCTTTAAATCTGTAAAACGCTTAATCTCTGTATTTGTAGTAATAAGGCTCAGATTTCCTTTACCTGTAACTGCACACAAAAACAAAGCTTTGTTTCCGGAATTGTAAACTTTAGCTGCAACATTCACAGGCATAAAACCGATATCTACTTCTTTTTTAATTAACTTTGGAAGTAAAGCCTGTGGGTCGGCAAACTTTTCAAAACTAAGGTCAGCTGATTTTTCGCCGGCAGTTACAGTCTTATTGTTTTCAATCATGTATGCAGCCGGTATACAGGTTGGTCCATTTAAGACGCCCACATGAATTACTGACTCATCTGCAAATAAGCTGATTGCACTGAAGATTACTGAGGTAATCAACAATCCGATTTTTTTCATATTCTCTCCTTCACTGCAACTACAGGAACTTTGTCTTCTGTTTTTTCCAGATGAACTTTGATTTTTCCTGAATTGCATTCTATTGTTACTGTATTATAATCTTTT
The Treponema bryantii DNA segment above includes these coding regions:
- a CDS encoding MATE family efflux transporter; amino-acid sequence: MNNEAKAFYKDLRNVVQPMAIQNLISAAVNSADVIMLGYIGQTAIAASSLAGNVAFILFMISTGLSSGLVMLGAQYWGKKDTESIKTLLGIGLRICCTVEIIIALIAAFYPRILMLIFTQDETLITEGCKYLRAASFSYVCLSFSQMFQAGFKSIERVKIVTITSTTSLFLNIGLNAVFIFGLFGVPKMGITGVGIATSIARFIEMVICFIYAGRQKDVRFSVTCMFRRNAFLTRDFFRYSLPAVGNELVWGAAFAMYSVIMGHLGEDIVAANSVVNTVRQLGSVLCFGMAYGGAIVLGKYMGAGDMDVAERNASRLARVTILSGVLGAVLLICLYPVLPFIADLNETAAHYRNVLLFINAVSLIGASINTVLICGIFRAGGDSKFGFVADSINMWAVSVPLGLIAAFVLKLPPLWVYFVLYLDEFEKMPFVIRHYFKKGWLRNITRDLNT
- a CDS encoding ribonuclease HII, coding for MLYAGFDEAGRGPLAGPVCAAAVILPDDFPVEILNDSKKLSEKKRAAAESVIKEKAFWGIAMVDHKKIDEINILEASMLAMKLAFEDMLKKSPELKLEEISGITDGTRCPDVPIECRCEPKADGKYPCVMAASILAKTCRDRLMLEMDKKYPEYGYAKHKGYPTKAHREICHKIGPSPIQRLTFKY
- a CDS encoding phosphoribosyltransferase, giving the protein MIKEFLPYDVVRNDALKLAHKIYKDGFIPDVIYCSLRGGAYMANVISEYFKIISKREKFHPVLYAGVVARSYSDVAQHTKVFIDGWTYPPENLRPGDKILLVDDIFDSGRTINSLVETLINSRGMPREDIKVVVHDYKYFTYQKEQLPIQPDYFCRKFVINTPDENRWIHYMSHELVGLSKEELEKNYYSQDPELRDILGPFLES
- a CDS encoding ABC transporter permease, translated to MKAPLILPYPHTVLLRLFELTGTVVFWKSFLFTFLRVLYAFIISLVIGFFAGLLAADFPAIKSFLRFPLAVIRITPVVAFILITLFWFKSGMVPVVAGVLMSLPVMITACEKGFEKNPENMEKLFKAGCYGFTGFKAFRYIRLPSASPSIIAGAESVFGLCWKVVAAGEVLSVPRYATGTLMQKAQVHLETADVLAITCALIIFSSLCQWGIKKISSKKLQKAL
- a CDS encoding ABC transporter substrate-binding protein, with amino-acid sequence MKKIGLLITSVIFSAISLFADESVIHVGVLNGPTCIPAAYMIENNKTVTAGEKSADLSFEKFADPQALLPKLIKKEVDIGFMPVNVAAKVYNSGNKALFLCAVTGKGNLSLITTNTEIKRFTDLKKKTVYVAGQGATPEYMFRYILDENKLSYSSDGKTADVKLDFSIPTAQIAAQMISGKIEYAVVPEPFATIAQIKSDSVKAALDLQKEYLELSGSKEIYPLSVMVVRADFAKENKELFEVFLSEYEKSVSWTIANPVEAGKLTEKAELGLAAVIVTKAIPVSNYVYIPADKAKKQIEEMLSIFLKCDKTSIGGKLPDKNFYYGQKTK